One segment of Castanea sativa cultivar Marrone di Chiusa Pesio chromosome 3, ASM4071231v1 DNA contains the following:
- the LOC142627982 gene encoding microtubule-associated protein 70-1-like: MAEVSEDGGALSPAGETSNGRTFPDWTPTAMQPAPLTVSGSFKEGKSSSRRRTSVRPSLDADEFINLLHGSDPVKVELNRLENEVRDKDRELGEAQAEIKALRFSERLREKAVEELTDELSKVEGKLKLTESLLESKNLEIKKINDEKKASMAAQFAAEATLRRVHAAQKDDDMPPIEAILAPLEAELKLAKQEIAKLQDDNKALDRLTKSKEAALLEAERTVQVALAKASMVDDLQNKNQELMKQIEICQEENKILDKMHRQKVAEVEKLTQTVRELEEAVLAGGAAANAVRDYQRKVQEMNEERKTLDRELARAKVTANRVAVVVANEWKDANDKVMPVKQWLEERRFLQGEMQQLRDKLTIAERTAKSEAQLKEKFHIRLKVLEESLRGSPSTNTRSTPESRSISNGPSRRQSLGGADNISRLTSNGFISKRTPTSQLRSSSLSSSTSAVLRHAKGTSKSFDGGTRSLDRGKILLNGTSPSYSYTQSCEATKDVETNNTWKGSSDEKPNEFQTVDTEDNVPGVLYDLLQKEVVALRRAGHEKDQSLKDKDDAIEMLAKKVETLTKAMEVEAKKMRREVAAMEKEVAAMRVEKDHENRAKRYGNVKGPVSSTQLLPGRNVARGGLTRSTQ; encoded by the exons ATGGCGGAGGTGTCGGAAGATGGAGGAGCGCTTTCTCCGGCGGGGGAGACCAGCAATGGCCGTACTTTTCCGGACTGGACTCCGACGGCGATGCAGCCGGCGCCGTTGACGGTGTCGGGATCGTTCAAGGAAGGGAAGAGCTCGTCGAGGAGGAGAACTTCGGTGAGGCCGAGTCTGGACGCGGACGAGTTCATAAACCTTCTTCACGGCTCGGATCCGGTCAAGGTGGAGCTCAATCGGCTCGAGAATGAAGTCCGAG ATAAGGACCGAGAGTTAGGAGAAGCACAAGCTGAGATCAAGGCCTTGAGGTTCTCCGAACGACTTCGAGAAAAGGCCGTTGAAGAG CTCACTGATGAACTGTCAAAGGTTGAGGGGAAGCTGAAGTTAACAGAATCTCTTTTAGAAAGCAAA aatcttgaaattaagaaaatcaacGATGAGAAGAAGGCTTCCATGGCAGCTCAATTTGCCGCTGAGGCCACTCTTCGAAGGGTTCATGCTGCTCAGAAGGATGATGATATGCCTCCGATTGAAGCCATTCTCGCACCTCTGGAGGCCGAGCTCAAGCTTGCTAAGCAGGAG ATTGCAAAGCTTCAAGATGATAACAAAGCATTAGACCGTcttacaaaatcaaaagaagcAGCTTTACTTGAAGCTGAGAGGACAGTTCAGGTTGCTTTGGCAAAGGCCTCTATGGTGGATGACCTCCAGAATAAAAACCAAGAGTTAATGAAGCAGATTGAAATATGCCAG gaagaaaataaaattttggacaaaatGCATAGACAAAAGGTTGCAGAGGTTGAGAAGCTTACCCAAACTGTACGAGAGTTGGAAGAGGCCGTTCTTGCTGGTGGTGCAGCTGCAAATGCTGTGAGGGATTATCAGCGGAAAGTTCAGGAGATGAAT GAGGAAAGGAAAACTCTTGACCGGGAGCTGGCCCGTGCAAAGGTAACTGCAAACAGAGTGGCTGTAGTTGTTGCAAATGAGTGGAAGGATGCAAATGACAAAGTGATGCCTGTAAAGCAATGGCTTGAAGAGCGGAGATTCTTGCAG GGAGAAATGCAGCAACTCCGGGACAAGCTCACTATAGCTGAGCGAACTGCAAAGTCTGAAGCACAGTTGAAA GAAAAATTTCATATACGGCTCAAAGTCCTAGAGGAGAGTTTGAGAGGATCGCCTAGTACTAACACTCGCAGTACGCCAGAGTCACGAAGTATAAGCAATGGGCCTTCTCGTCGTCAGTCACTGGGTGGAGCTGATAACATCTCAAGACTGACCTCCAATGGCTTTATATCCAAGAGAACACCAACCTCTCAATTGAGATCATCTTCTTTGTCCTCTAGCACCAGTGCAGTGTTGAGGCATGCTAAAGGCACTTCAAAATCATTTGATGGTGGAACAAGGTCATTGGACAGGGGTAAGATTCTCTTAAATGGGACAAGTCCTAGTTATTCATACACCCAATCTTGTGAGGCAACAAAGGATGTTGAGACAAATAATACCTGGAAAGGAAGTTCAGATGAAAAGCCAAATGAGTTCCAGACAGTGGATACGGAGGATAATGTCCCAGGGGTTTTGTATGATTTACTGCAAAAAGAGGTTGTAGCTTTGAGGAGAGCTGGCCACGAGAAAGATCAAAGCCTTAAGGACAAGGATGATGCTATTGAG ATGTTAGCAAAGAAAGTAGAGACGTTGACCAAAGCAATGGAAGTTGAAGCGAAGAAGATGAGAAGAGAAGTAGCTGCCATGGAAAAGGAGGTAGCAGCCATGCGTGTCGAGAAAGATCATGAGAATAGGGCTAAGAGATATGGCAATGTAAAGGGCCCTGTCAGCAGCACACAGCTGCTTCCCGGAAG AAATGTGGCGCGAGGTGGGTTAACACGCAGTACCCAATGA